The Alnus glutinosa chromosome 1, dhAlnGlut1.1, whole genome shotgun sequence region GGACGTGGTCCTGGTGAAGGACAACCAGGCGGACATGGTCAAGGCGTTGGACTTCAAGAAGGGCTGGGGCATTGCGGCCAGGATCCCAGAGGACAGGAAGGGGGACGTCAACAGGAGCATGGCCAAGGTGGGCTTGGTCTGGGCGGAGGACATGGTCCGGGTGGAGGACATGATCAACCACAGGGACAGGGTCGTGTTGGTGATCAACCACAGGGACAGGGTCgagttggtggtggtggtggtggtggtggtggtggtggacaTCAGCCCCGTTAATTGGAGAGGTTATTCTCCTCGTATGCTGCCTTCTCAAGGATTCCATCGCCTACCTTAATAGTTGCAAATAACAAGCTGTCTTTGTAGTATTTAGCAACGTAACGTACGTACGTTTCAAGTCAGAGAGCTCATGTAATACGTCCGTGTTTGTGTTTCTAGACCCTGTACTCGACCACATGTATCTTTACGTGTGTTACTACCCAATATATAGTATCAATAAAGGAgttcttttgagaaaaaaatctGGGAGATTCATTAACTTTTTTGtacaatgtatatatattaaatgttttgaaatttaaattcaactATAATATATTGTGCAAATTTTGGggcaaaataaaattaaaaaagatgtTTAGATGGTTTAAAAAGATGTTTAGATGGTTTGACTTcctatgaaaaaattaaaaaaattaaaaaaagtagtataaaatctgatttgattttgaaaaatagtAAATATCAATAGAATTTGTTTCTGCAAAACAATGCACCAAAACGTCTCATTAACTGTTTTCAACCCATCTCTAAGAATATTATGTGTTTCTTTTACGGGCCGATgagaagttgatgtttttttaaACAGTAAGAATAAAGttggaaaattttttattaaagaaatgtctctttcaattttgtttttattatttaaaaaatatgcatTTCTCATATGTAAAATAGATACgtgatatttttataaaatttctctaaCCAATTTTGAAGAAATCTTTGTCTATCTCGCATTTTTATGTCAAGCATGAAGACCACGTGTTTTCAAGACATATTTCGAACAAAAACTAGGAGTtgagaaatgatttattttttccttttgtcctcctatcatttcattttttgaaattgaaattaccattgaatttatgacgTTCATATAAATCATCCTTACATAGgccctacaaatttaataaaattgaagaataaaagaaaaataagaaaaagatgaaTATGACATCTTTTATTAAGATCGAGTTTAATATACtatttcaagtttgaaatcCCATTTCATACTCTGATTCACCACCGGCACAAACTGCAAAAGTTACCCCGATCTTGCATGTTATCAGTCACCCCCATTCGGCGTTCTCCCTTTTGTTTTGTACGTCTCTTCCTCTATTACCATTTCATTCCACCAGCAGGTCAAAACTGGGATTTTAGATGTGCGGGAGTCAGgagactaaattttttttaaaaaaaaaaacaaaaaattaagagtaaaaaatttgattttaaaataactatagtaatatttttttaagaaattgagTAATATTTTGATGCTTGGAACTGAAGCCTGACAAGCCTTTTAGTAGTTCCGCCACAGCGAGCAGCCATCAGAGCACCAACACCTCCGGAAAACAGGCACCAGGAGGCACCGCCAAGCTCTCTTCTGCCACCGTGCGTTTTCCGACAACTTCATTAGAACTTCAAGGTTCTGTCCCTCTAGCTAGCTAGGTTCGGTTCATCCAACTTTTAAGTAAAACCTCAAGTTTCTTTTTAGTTTGTTCAACGTTTTTTTTTCTCATGGGCTTTAATTATGGTTGATGTTTAAATAGCACATGTAGCTTTTTAAATATGtgcggttaaaaaaaaaaaacgtgctttttatatatttaaagaaCGAGTATGGctagaagtttttttttggtgttcttctataatgatgtggcttttaaaattttcattgagCTTGtacataattaattattattaaattttgattaaattgtgCTTTTAAAAGCTACCTAATTTTTGAAGGAACCCAAAATAAACTTTTAGTATTATTCTGAAAGAACacatattactttttaaaggctgaattgtaagaaattttaagCTTGGTTGGtaaaaattttctttctaataattattgttaaatCTGGACAGTTGGTTGGTTGTATTTACAGCAgatataccttttttttttttttggcacctAATTAAACAGGATACTCCTTAAGCTATCCCAAACCCATTACTTAAAATTTAGGGTAAATGTCTAACAGATCTTTAAGTCAACGCGCGATTTGAAATTAGTCTCTCATTGTTTAAAAATCAAACTTTGCTGCTTAAGTTTATCGCGGATTTGAAATTAGTCATTCCGTAATTTTTCCATCTATTATCTCAACTTTCGTTAGGGTGAGTCATCGTTTATCCATGCAGGCATTGACATATCTagtaaaacgacgtcgttttagggTATTTGCAAGCTTTTGGCTTTACACGTCAGCCCTCAATTGTGTGAAATTTCAGATGTATATGTTCATGAGGCTTGAAGAACTTCAACTATTGAGAAAGGatgattagaaaagaaaaatagttgaAAGAAGGAGGAGAAGGTGGAATGGAAGACATTTCCATAGGGAAGGCAAATAAGGTTGGGCGGTAAGTTATCTTTATGGTAGTTATAGTTAGTCACTTTAACTTTAATGTCATCCTGCTACCAAACAAGACTCTTATCTTCATGTTAGACCTTACTTCTTTGTAAGCTTGTATTGTATATTGAATAGTATAgggtgaaaataatgctctGGCTCCATGACATGTAATGTGTCAAAAGTTGTTGATAAAGAATAGAAGGCCTAACATGAAAGAGAAGAGCTTGTTAGTTTAGCAAAGGTGACTTGCATGGAAACCAAAAAAATGTATCTAGACAATTTTAGTCACTTAGCTTTAAACCTCTAGCAAGTAGCAGCAAGTCATCTTTGGCTACCAAACACGACTCTTATCTTCATGTTAGACGTTACTTCCTTGTAAGCTTGTACTCAACAGTCTCAAATATAGGGAGCAATAACACTCTGCCTCCAAGACATATAACGTGTCAAAAGCTTGTTGGTGAAGAAGCGAAGGCTTAACATGAAAGAAAAGAGTGCCAGTTTAGCCTATGTGAGTTGCGTGGGAACCAAATAAGGTTTCTAGACAATACCAATCACTTTAACTTTTAACCTCTCACAAGTAGCAGGCAAGTCATTCTTGGCTACCAAACAAGACTCTTATCTTCATGTTAGACCTTACTTCCTTGTAAGCTTGTATTGTATATATTGAACATCCTCCAATGTAGTGTGCAAATAATGCTCTGGCTCCATGACATGTAATGTATCAAAAGGAGTTGATAAAGAAGAGAAGGCCTAGCATGAAAGAGAAGAGCCTGTCTGTTTAGCCAAGGTGATTTGCGTGGAAACCAAAAAAGGTATTTAGACAATTTTAGTCACTTTATCTTTAACCTATTGCAAGTAGCAGGCAAGTCATCCTTGACTACCAAACAAGACTCTTATCTTCATGATAGACCTTACTTCCTTGTAAGATTGTACTGAACAGTCTCTAATGTAGCGCACAATACTACTCTAACTCCGGGACATATAATGTATCAAAAGCTTTTTCTGAAAGAGAAGAGCCTGTGAGTTTAGCCAATGTAACTTGCACGGGAATCAAATAAGGTTTCTAGACAATACCAATCACTTTAACTTTTAACCTCTTGCAAGTAGCAGACAAGTCATCCTTGGCTACCAAACAAAACTTTTATCTTCATGTTAGACATTACTTCCTTGTAAGCTTGTACTGAACGGTCTCTAATGTAGTGCACAATACTACTTTGGCTCCAGGACATATAATGTATCTAAAGCTTTTTAGTGAAGAAGAGAAGGCTTAAAACATGAAAGAGAAGAGACTGTGAGTTTAGCCAATGTGACTTGCGTGGGAATCTGtgcaaaccttttttttttttttttctttttctttatatatatatatatatatatatacaaaaacatttgcataaacattaatctcttaaaatataaatggatcttcacagtggcacgacgatatgttgcaaagccaacatatggtacataccccataatatgtacctggtaaatcagagtataacatatatctaacTATGCAAcgaaaacataaacctgaattgtgtaaatcacaacttatacatctatcacaagttATTTACAataaagagccatttaacatctatttgtTTAATTCTTATCAACATGATAATTATACAACGTGAATgacttatacaataacaagtgacacaagcgtcataagccataaacaaaacctataaaacag contains the following coding sequences:
- the LOC133867747 gene encoding putative glycine-rich cell wall structural protein 1; translated protein: MSHQQPPHDQQPGGHGGKGEGLPGGGGRGPGVGLPGGRGPGEGQPGGHGQGVGLQEGLGHCGQDPRGQEGGRQQEHGQGGLGLGGGHGPGGGHDQPQGQGRVGDQPQGQGRVGGGGGGGGGGGHQPR